Within the Phaseolus vulgaris cultivar G19833 chromosome 9, P. vulgaris v2.0, whole genome shotgun sequence genome, the region GTCACATGTTCGAGTCCTCACCGCGCACAATTCGCCCAACGGCATCCAGGTAATTTCCGCGGCTGTTTGTCCTTTCTTTTATTCATCATTACCACGTTTTCCTTTCTGGATTCCTGAAAATACCACTTCGAATCAATTGTTAAACGTATATTGCGTATATTTTGCTTGCTCTGTTTCATAGTTTATTTTTCCTTATTTCTTTTGATAATCAATATGGATGGATCGTCTCTTTAAGTACCCAAGAACAGTTACTAAGAAATTGATAAACACAGAATTTACGTATTTAcagtaaattaatttatattacttttttttcctatttttttaaatagtgtGTTAACTACGGGTTTTAGGAATCTCGTATGTTTCGGGGAAGAATTCGAGCGAGTTGCTCGGTCACCCTTGTTGCAGCTTTGCAGATATTTTCATGTCAGTATCTAATTCCTTCCCTTTTCACCTCCCCTTCACACAACTCCAGTTTGGATgttatggtaaaaaaaaaagtaaaatacataTCAAATCTTGACTTCTACTTTTCATCTTCCAAAACAATTCCATATAATTCAGTTTGGTGAAAGAAAAAACTGTCATTTATGAGTGGGTCTGAATATTTTAGCTGTGGAGTAGGTTATTATTGCAGGCACGTAACACCTTCACGTTAGGTTGTGCATTTATGTATAGTATACTTGTATGTTAAAAAtacttgtataaaaaaaaaaggttgttTACGTTCTTGtagttgtatatttttttaatatttgtgtcAAAATGTTAGGGTGTTTTCATTTTTAAGTTTCTTTGTATGcacattattatattatatagtagtcatataaaatatatgtgGATACTAAATGTGAAATAATTTTAACAGAAAATACTTGAAACGCTAATGTtttatactatatatatatatatatatatatatatgaagttAATGACTATAAGTTTAATATATAACGTCACTATTTAGGCTATAAACAAATCAATAAAGTGTTACTTTTCGTAttggaatatttttatttccttttcaaGTACCATCCAGCACACTTTCAACCtcactttttttaattagttgggAAGCAAGGTTTTTTCTTTTGGAAAATGTTCGAGAACACACAAAAAGTATGATGATAAcaaaattacatttaaatttctaacattttaaagataaatatgcacgaaaaaaatggaaaaaaatgtaattttgtcACATGCaatgttaatttttaaatatagtaAAATAAAGGAAGCCTCAGCCTTCCCTTTTTATGCACAAGCTACCAGTCAACCACTTTGTCCTTGGATGTTTATTTTGTGGTAAGTATGTTGTAGATTAAAAAGTTTTGACATTGTAGTACTTTAGTAGATCTGTTAAACgtggatttatttattaaattacttATTTTGGATTTGGATGAAAAAGTGGAAACTTTGGAAGGTTGGTGCAGTTTTGATAGGGTTAAAAGGGTAGTGCGAGGGAAGTTCCTCTCTGGACCTACCCGTCTCAATCATTCATCAACATTTAGAAAAACTAAACCACCTAAAGTTGCGTAGAGTTGAAGTGTGACGCTAACGTAGAAACTAAATGCTAATTATGATTGAGCTTACGTTTTGCAGGGGCTTCTTCAGTACTTTAACCTGGTGGAGGGGTGCTTAACAATGATAAAATCTCACCAACAGAAGAACAACTTCACGTACGACTGGGTAGTTCGAACACGTGTAGATGGGTACTGGAACGCACCGTTGAACCCACAAAGCTTTGTTCCGGGGAAGTACCTAGTCCCACCGGGCTCCTCCTACGGGGGACTAAACGACCGTTTAGGAATAGGTGACCTCTCAACCTCCACGGTCGCACTGTCGCGTCTCTCGTTTATTCCTTACCTCGATTCCGCGGGCTTCAACAACCTAAACTCTGAGGCCGCCTTTAAGGCCCAACTCACCACGCAGAATGTGACACACGTAGCGAGACGACTCCCCTTCTGCGTTGTTTCGGACCGCCGCTACGATTTTCCTCCGGGGCGGTTCGGCGTGCCGGTGGCGGCGTTGTCGAGCCCAGGACCGCTCAGCGGCGCGAAATGCAGGCCGTGCACGGCGGTGTGCAAGGGTCTGTGCGTAGAGACCGTGATGGAGTCGGTGGAGAGGGAGTGGAGTTGGACGGAGTGGGAGAACGGTACGCTTGAGCTCTGCGACGCTCACAAAGAGTGGGAAAGTGGTTGGGAGAAGATTTTTGATCAGGTCGTGGGGAAAAAACTTGCCCATGCTAGAAAGCGAATTGAGTCTATGGAAATCGGAGATTGCGTTAAGGATTTTCATAAGCTAAGAAAAAGAAGTGTGTATTGGAGTGCGCCTCCTGTGGATGAGATTTGTACATTGGGTTTGAGTCCATCCTGAACTTCACCCTTTTCTTTTTGGTTTTTAATGGTTTTAATCTTGTAGAACACATAAACACAGTTATATATTCTACTGTGCATATATAAATGGaaaatattacattaaaaaaaattaatttcaattgcCTAAGCCACGTAATCACGgtgaagaacaacaaattcTGATGAatcctaatttttattttctcaatgTATCGGTTTTCAATGACAAAATGATGTTTtgatatatataatttcttatagatttagaaataaata harbors:
- the LOC137822557 gene encoding uncharacterized protein — encoded protein: MLKSPRKFVKPVTKWVFEINWRLTGLIIPLVLFFIFFSLHYSSTSNGFNAFYPVQFLLRLPFASEDDRGSNKEELLRSKIAVCLVGGARRFELTGPSIIENILKEYPNSDLFLNTPLDSNTFKFSLLKFAPNVAAVRIFHPEPLPVNESHVRVLTAHNSPNGIQGLLQYFNLVEGCLTMIKSHQQKNNFTYDWVVRTRVDGYWNAPLNPQSFVPGKYLVPPGSSYGGLNDRLGIGDLSTSTVALSRLSFIPYLDSAGFNNLNSEAAFKAQLTTQNVTHVARRLPFCVVSDRRYDFPPGRFGVPVAALSSPGPLSGAKCRPCTAVCKGLCVETVMESVEREWSWTEWENGTLELCDAHKEWESGWEKIFDQVVGKKLAHARKRIESMEIGDCVKDFHKLRKRSVYWSAPPVDEICTLGLSPS